The genomic segment tggaactgtgagtcaagcttcttttctttatacaatacccactctcaggtaattcttttttttttcggacagagttttgctcttgtcacccagactggggtgcagtggcgctgtagtggttcactgcaacctctgcctcccaggttcaagtgattctcctgcctaagcctcgtgagtacctgggattacaggcgtttgccaccacgcccagaaaggttttgtatttttagtagatacggggtgtcaccatgttggctaggtttgtctcgaactcctgacctcaggtgatccacccgccttggcctcccaaagtgctgggattacaggtatgagccactgtgcccgacctcaggtagttctttatagcagtgcgagaatggactaatacaatatccaACACCATAGATGTCTCagttggttcagcttacacaatgctgacagaaaaattaaacttgagcaaactttccacttgaTGAGTACTGAAACTATTGCACCCAGATCAGCTACAGACAAGAGTACTTTTGTTCTCTCTGTGGGTTTTCTACTTAAAATTTCAGTTGcctttcaataaaaattttaaacaagtgggatcaagatcctgaaggaTTTCTTCcaagaattgtaacaggagatgaaacatggctttaccaaaATAATCCTGAAGATAAAGCACAAACAGAGCAATAGCTACCAAGAAGCGGAAGCGGTCCAGTCAAAATAAAAGTGGACTGGACCAGTCAAAAGCAAAGGTCATAGCAACTGTTTTTTTGGATGCTCAAAGCATTtttcttgttgactttctggagagcCAAATAACAATAACCTGCTTATTATAATGGTGTTTtgaggctgggtacagtagcttatgcctgtagtctcagcatttttggaggccaaggcaggaggatccactgaggccaggagttcaagaccagtctgggcaacatagcaaaacctacctctacaaaaagaaaaaaaaagattatgagaGTGTTTAGAAACAGGCAAagttttagcagaaaaatgcccaggTAAGCTTCACCAGAGATTGCTTCTCCACTAGGACAATGCTCCTGCttattcctctcatcaaacaagggcaattttgaattttgatggtAAATCATTAGACATCCACTTTAGAGTTCTAATTTGGCTTCTTCTGACTTCTTGtttcctaatctttaaaaaaaataacttcaaaggggcacccatttttctttagttaataaAAAGACTGCAAAGACTGCAATAACATGATTAAATATCCAGGACCATCATTTATTGTGGAATGGACTAACTGGATGGTATCattgcttacaaaagtgtcttaAACTCGATGGAGCTTatgctgaaaaataaagtttatgttttgtatttttatctgttttcttttttgagaaagggtctcactttgttgcccaggttggagtacagtggcaagatcatggctcactgtagcctcgacctcctgggctccagtgatcctgttgccttggcctcccaaagtttcaggattacaggtgtgagccaccacacttggctttttttttttttttttccgagacgaagtcttgctctgtcacccaggctggggtgcaatggtatgatctcagctcactgcaacctccacttcccgggttcatatgattctcttgtctcagcctcccaggtagctgggattacaggcgtgcaccaccatacctggctagttttttgtctttttagtagagatggggtttcaccacattggccaggctgatcttcaactcctgacctcaagtgatccacccaccttagcctcccaaagtgctgggattacaggcttgagccactgtgcccagctctggcctatttttatctttcagtttttccatgAACTCTTTGAAGTTCCCTAGCATTTGCTGCCTGATTTTTTAAACTAGAACCCATTTGTATTATATTGTTATTTCCACTACTTACgtaaatttaaaacacttttactCTCTTTGTGGATTTCCTACTTAAAATTTTGTCTGCAAGCAGGTGGAAAGATGCTAGAGTGGAGTGGGGAGAgtgaatctttaaaatttttgtaagcATCCTCAACTGAAAACCCTAATAGAAAGCCTGAGAAAGTTGTCTGCTGAGTAATTTAGAAATAGAGCACTAGAAACTgagtcttttctttctcccacaCCTTGTTCTCTTTAGGAGATGGCTCCTGCTGTAGGCACCAGTCCCAGTACTAAGGATGCTAGCTCCTGTCTCCACCAGACAAGTTTGCTCCACTATCTGGGACCACACCTAACTTACCACCAGTAAGCCTGCTAATATTAATGAGTCCTTCCATCCAGACTGCCTTGCCTTTTTACTATCTAATCATTGATAGGACTTCTTCATTCTCCTTAGGTTTAACTCAAGTCCTGTCAGCCTTACTTCCCCACTTCTCAACCTTGTTATTATTTTTCCGGCATAGTTTTAGTCAACTGCATGACCATGTGTTGATCTTCTTGTATGTGCAAGCAATTGTGATAAACATACGGTATTAGTTGTCATTAAAACTTATTGGTATCTGGGGATATATTTAAGTGTTATACTTTCTGATAAAAGGGTTATTGGAACATAAGCATACTTATTATCTACTAAATTAGTATCTGCTACACTACTTTGCATATAAGTGCAAGCATAGCACATTTTATGGCGCTCCATTTTATGTTGCATCAGATTAAATCAAATGCAGTCTTTTTTGctttgtcaccccggctggagtgcagtggcacagtctcggctcactgaaacctccgcctcccaggttcaagtgattctcctgcctcagcctccccaatatctgggattacaggtgcccatcaccacgcccagctaatttttgtatttttagtagtgacggggtttcaccacgttggccaggctggtcttgaactcctgacctcaagcgatccacccacctcggcctcccaaggtgctgggattacaggtgtgagccaccatgccgggcctacCAGAGCCATTTTTCTAATAGCATGCATTTACTTTGTGTATCTGTGTCACAGTCTGGTGATCCTcccaatatttcaaactttttcattatgatTACGTCTGTTATTGTGATCTGCAATTCATGATCTTATACTTGTAGATGTGGTGGAAATGGCAAGAAAACAAGAAGTAGAAGTAGAGTTTGGCAATGTgattgaattgctgcaatctcttAACAAAAGCTGAATGGATGAGgtgttgcttcttatggatgagcaaagagtGGTTTCTTAAGAGGGAATCTCGGACAgacattgtggctcatgcctgtaatcccagcacttttgggggctgaggcgggcggatcacctgaggtggcgagtttgagaccagcctgaccaacatggagaaaccctatctctactacaaatacaaaattagccaggcgtggtggcgcatgcctgtaatcccatctactcaggaggctgaggcaggagaattgcttgaacctgggaggcggaggttgcagtgagccgagatcacgccattgcactccaacctgcgcaacaagagcaaaactccatctcagaaacaataaataaataaataaataaataaacaaacaaacaaataaataaaatacgaGGGAATCTCCTCCTagtgaagatgctatgaacattgttgaaatgataacaaaAGATTTAGATATTCCATAACCTTAGTTGATAAAGCTGTGGTAGGGTTTAAGAGGATtaacttcaattttgaaagaagttctactcaggaaaaaaatgttatcaaaagCATTGCATGCTACACAGAAATTTtcctgaaaggaagagtcaatcgatgtggcaaacttcactgtggtcttattttaagaagttgTCACAGCCACCCCCTTCTTCTGTAATTACCGCCCCAGTCAGTAGCTATTGAAATTAGGCAAGACCCTGCATCAGCAAAAACACTACAAATGGTTGAAGGCTCAGACTATTAGCATTTTTTgtcaataaagcattttttatttaaggtatatactttttttagacataatgctattgcacattaAACAgactatagtatagtgtaaacataatttaatttttatatgccttgggaaacaaaaaaaatttgtctGGCTCAATAtactgcaatatttgctttatgtggTAGTCTGAAACTGAACCCACAATATTTCCAAGGTATACCTGTATGTATACACATCTTCATTGTATTAATCATGGCAATTAGAGACAAATCTCTACATTTCATGGGAACTCAAATAACTATGCTAATGAATGAAAGTATAAGAACataataaaagttggaaattatcTCCATTCCtcacataaaaatatgaagaattagaaaggaaataaacCAAATGAGCAATCCAAGTTTATTCCTTTTAAGTAAACCTATAGCCACTACATATGTCCATGAcaattagaatagaaaaaaacaaaaggacaacTAGAAATAATTTCTATTCTGTCTATATAGTAGTAGTTTTGGGGGTATAGATAGTAAACACTAGTCAAGAATACTCGTCTAAATTTGTTGGTAAAATGTAGTCACCATTTGGCATGTGTTTTGCTTTGGTATATAATGAAGTTGAGCTATCCCATCTTTCTTCTCATATGTAATATAgtcacacaaacaaaaaagatgaatcTCACTAGAGGTGAGTCTTTATCAGAAATATGCCCCAATCTAGTTaggtaatagaaagaaaattcttttcttctcctagGTCTAAGATTCTTCATGTAAAAATTATAAGACTGAATAAAGATGACCTCTAAGTTTCTATAATTCATGTACATATATCAATTTATACATCATGATGTACATAGACAGCAAGGCTATACTTTCTGGCTCCATGATGCTAGGCTTGGCCACATGACTTGCTTAAAGCAAGTATTATACATGCATCTTTTAAGAGAAAACTGAAGTGtatttcaatctctttctctctctgctaaaACAATGACAGTGTCCCAAAAGAGAGTCCTTCCTTCACCTTTGATCATGGTAAgaagatgacacagagcagtgCCACAGCCAATCAACAGCTGACATCACCCACCAGGAAATACACCTTTGTTGTTGTCACTACAGCATAACCTAATGAAAACTAATTAAATATAAGAATTTGCTAATAACTGAGGATCAGTACACAgttaaacttaaaacaaaataattctaatagaaaactcataatttaaaatgtgacataaggggaaataagttaaaaagcaactttaaaaaattacaaaaacagtaTCTGTAGTAAAAGAAATGGACTTAACCATGTAATAgaattttccttgtgatttctgACTTGAATTGCTGAATGACTATTCCAAGTAAGATTCAACATTTTTACAGAATTGTTCTTCATCATTAAGATATTCCAAGATTATATTTCCACCATTATATAAAGGACAATCCTCCTTAGCAATCCAGGTTTCCAAAGTATGATCCAAGGGTAAGGCTTCTCCTGAAGCAATGTGACACAGCCTTAATTTCTGTGAAGGGAGAAGTAAGTCATACTGTAGTAAATGAACACGCTTGAATGGAACATCATAAAACCTTTACGGAAATAATACTATAACGAGATGTTACCTTAGCTGTTAAtttgttattgtcatttttaagACTGGCTAGAGAAGCGGCAAAGTCTATGGCCTTTCCAATGCTCCATCGGTGGCAAAAGAACATTGGTTTGCTCTTCTCTTTGCTCCCTTTAGGTAAGAAAACCTGAAAGTAAATTCTTTCtgtctgtaaaaagaaaaagttaaaacaacCATTACATAGACAAAATAGACATCAGTTTTTGTCTGGTACCaacccttcctctcctcttctggtCAGAGCAGAATTACCCTCTAACAAGGTATCTGCTATTTGGAATACTAATCACAGTAgccaaaaagacacataaatGCATGGGCATAGGACCAAGACCCTGGCCAGGGTGATCTGTGCAAAGACTGGCATGTGGCCTAAGTTAGGCCAATCAGGGTCTGTTCCTGGGATTTTATGTTCAATAGCTTAGGAGACAAACAgcagtctcatttatttatttatttatttatttatttatttatttatttatgagatggagtttcgctcttgttgccaaggctagagtgcaatggcgcaatctcggctcactgcaacctctgcctccagggtttgagtgattctcaagcctcagcctctgagtagctgggattacaggcacgcaccaccacacctggctaatttttgtacttttactagagacggggtttcaccatgtcggtcaggctggtcttgaactcctgacctcaggtgatccacctgcctcggcctctcagagtgctgggattacaggcatgagccaccacacccggccactccttaatttttttaagttttatcaaATTAAACCTGGAGCTGCCTGCAGTGAACCCTGTCACCTCACAGTCGTTCCTGAACCAATATGGAAAGTTTCctcaaatgggaaaaaatgaggtcaatggagaaagagaaataacaagaaaacagaTGAACTCTTTCAACATAATCTGAGTTCCTGAATTTATTCATCCCCTAAGACCAGATCAATTCATTATTCCCCATTATATGAGGGAAaaagtttgttttgattttcctaGTTGGAATcaagtttctgtcacttgcaattCAAAGATTTCTAACACatataacatttctttttgtgtgaAAGACCTCACTATGTATTTAGACAGAAGGACTTTTTGGAacaaggaaacattaaaaaaaaaagaaaagaaaagaaaaagaaaaaaagatagaaaaagaccTCCAAACTCCAAGTACCTTATCAATGAAAGAAAGGACTTGGAAAGGATTTCTCTAGTATTCTATATCCTATCTGCCCTCTCCTTATATTGTATTTTCCTGCCTAATTAAAAAATGGAtggctgagcatgatggctcatgccaataatcccagcactttgggaggtcaaggaaggcaaactgcttgagtccaggagttcaagaccagcctaggcaacacggtaaaactccatctctacaaaaagcacaaaaaattagctgggtatagtggtgtgtgccggtagtcccagctactttggaggctgaggtgggaggatcacttgagcccaagaaggtCGAGGCCACAATGAGTGGTGAAcgtgccactgttctccagccagggcaacagagtaagaccctatttcaaaaacaaacaaacaaaaaaagcaggaaagaatgAGTAGGAGCAAAAGTCTTGGCCTTTTATTCTTCACTGATTCctaaaaactgctttttaaaagtgcTGGCTTTACAGGTCAATTCttgctaaaacaaaaattttggcATAACTGGAGCATCTCTAAGTTGTGGGGGAAAGATCACAATTAttctgagaaataataaattcaacacaattcccaTCTCAGCACTAAGGGATTTGGATTTGTTGAAGACAAATCCAACAGTAGGGTGTGTTATTACAGGTAacaagtattaaaagaaaaaacaagaatcaCTGGAAATTCAAACTGTGAGCCACCTCTATAATCAAATATTACTTGCTCTAAAAACAAAGTAGCATGAAGataaatacagaaagagaaaataagatatagccttatctttttttttaaaaaaaagataaatatgtatgaggatcaaaaatgaaaaggaaatgcaAGGTGATAGGCTGGCTGAGTCACAGACTCTCAGGGCTCCAGAAGAAGAGGAGGTCAGCTTATAGGTAAGGAGGAAGTAACAGCACCACAGGGAGATACGTATAAAGCTCCTGGGTCAGGCTCCCTGCTCGGAAGCAGAGGAGTATGTGGGACCTCTGCTCCAGGAAGGGCAGCTAAAGTTACTGCTGAATGCTGACTTAAGTATAAAATTGCTAGACAGGGATCTGTgagtgagaggaaggagagataTAGGAAGAACCTCCTATTCAAGATGAACATGTTAAATTTAGTAactgaaatttcaaaacaaactGAAGATTAACTCATTATGGGCAAATGAAGACAGCTGaactttaaaaagacattaaaaaaaggtATTTAGGATGCACAATtagataaaaaaggaaacaagaagttataaaaccaaaataggcacaaataaaacataaaagacatGAAGATCCaagtcaaaaaaatgaaaactaaaaaatagtttCTGGAGTAAAACACTCAAAATTTATTATAGATAAGCTTCTATAATCCTCAATAAAAAGGCCTAATGTATTATAAGATGGACACGAGGAAGTCATCCAGAATACCGCATAAAGAAATACAAGATAGAAACaattataggctgggtgcagtggctcacaactgtaatcccagcactttgggaggctgaggtgggcagatcacttgaggtcaggagtttgaggccagcctcgccaacatggcaaaaccctgtctcttaaaaatacacaaattagccaggtgtggtggcacacgcctgtagtccctgctactcaggaggctgaggcgcgagaattgcttgaacccaggaagtggaggctgcagtgagctgagactgtgccactgcactccagcctgggtgacagagtgagactccgtctcaaaaaaaaaaaacaaaaacaactatagATCCCCAAAGTATGTCGACGAGAGattcagaaaagaataaatgaagtagCACTATTTAGAGAGAAAATGAGTACAATTTTCCAAAAAGTCAAAATTTACAATGTGGCAAAcggaataattaaaataaatccaCACGTAGAAACATTCCACAGAAATTGGAAAATAGCACAAGAAATCTTAAAAGCTACCAAAAAAGACAGACTACTCATAGAGTAAGACTGACACAGATGTTCCTCCAATAATAGATGACAAAGTATATTTAAAGTGATGAGAAAGTTTAATAGACAATCTAGCTAAAAGTAAGGGCAAAATAAGGGCatgtgcaaacaaacaaacaaaagactgaTAGAGTTTATTACCAGAGACCTTTACTGAATGAACTGCTAAAGAATGtaatttagcaaaaataaaagtgagcCCTAAGGAAGgagaaacgaaaaaaaaaaagtgttggtaaattttaatagctattaatttttatgttaaaaaaagatGATGGGATAGGAGAGGGTCAACTGGATAAAGCATTTCAAGCTCGTATTCAGGAGGATATACTACCAACTAAGTTTAGGCTTTGAGAAAAACACTGATATTTAATTATATACGTTAAGAATGTAAGCACATAGCTGTTACCACCATTATCATTTTAGGATATTATATTGGAGATTATAGACAATGTagtatgaaaaaggaaataatgagtataattactgaaaaaaattaaagctattcTTATTTGTTAATGAGGTATAATTTTTAactagaaaattgaaaaacactAGTAGAAAAAAACtcctaaaattaataatattttgatgATGTAGCTGAATAATATGAGTATACAgaactcaagatttttttttctctttattagtaACAAGTACTTGGCAATAGAAGTAGGGAAAATATTCTGTTCCCAACctaaacaaaaaccataaaatatgtaGCAATGAAAATAAGGAATAcaacataaaagaagaaaaatataaaatattacagaaggGAATAAAACATCTgaataaataaagacatataaGGTCCTTGAAGAAAGACAATGtcataaaaatgtcatttcttcCAACACTAATGTATAGCATATAAAGCAAATCCAATGTGAATCCTTCAGGAACGGTTCTGAGTCAGGCCGAAAGCCTAGAATTGCTAGTAGAT from the Papio anubis isolate 15944 chromosome 8, Panubis1.0, whole genome shotgun sequence genome contains:
- the ZFAND1 gene encoding AN1-type zinc finger protein 1 isoform X4 — its product is MAATQKLVKDIIDSKTGETASKRRKGAKNSETAAKVALMKLKMHADGDKSLPQTERIYFQVFLPKGSKEKSKPMFFCHRWSIGKAIDFAASLASLKNDNNKLTAKKLRLCHIASGEALPLDHTLETWIAKEDCPLYNGGNIILEYLNDEEQFCKNVESYLE